CCAACTTTTgcataatttcagccagtagttttgaaagtggtgctcaTGAGCCAAAAGCGCTCCACATGTTTTGAGTACTACGTCATTCAAATTGTCTACTGTGTCATCCATCTTGTGATATATTACACATTTTGCAATTTATATATCATTTGAATGTTGCAATTCGTGtgatatgtcatgaacccaatttgtgcaatatgttatgaatttggaTCCCGGAGTGCATCTTTAAGAGTTAAAGAGTGTTTGGGCCACCCAAGCCTTTCCTAGATCTTCTCTGATCCACTCCGGTCCATTGCAGAGAGAAGCAGGCAGATCTATGCCTGGACGACCCCTCTTTCAGTCTCTTTTTAGAGGGTAGTCCGATAGGGTGTTACCCTACACCAGTAACTGTCCAGTCCACTGTCCCCCCAAAGGTCCCAGCCTCAGCTCCCCTCGACGCTCTGTCCGTCCGTTACAAAGTGCAAGCAGTTAAATGTCTCTTTGCCTTTTCCCTCCCATCCCACACAATAAACTGAAACCAAATGCAACATCAAAGAATATTCTTATTGTCCGATTGCAAAAACCGTGCAGCAGACACTGTCCAACAGGCAATGGAAAGGGAGAAGGCAGCTTGAGAGAGTGCATTTGTGTCACAAGGAATTCAGTCCCCTCTACGCAGAATCCATAGAGTGTGGTTCCTCTTTGTGATCAGGTTGCCACTAGTTGGTTGGTTGTCTGCCAGAGTGGTTACACCTCCCTagaaacagaacacacacaacagAGATTGATTACCACAAGGCCTTTGATATTGTATAGAGTAAAAGGCAGTATCCTGAAGATCATTTCTTTATTAGAACTTTGGCtgaaagagttcctctgtggtttCTACTGTAAATAACCATAGCTTGCATAGTGTCAACTTGGCAGAATTGAATAGAACACATGGAAGCCCAAAGAGCACATCCAGGTATATAGACATGATACCCATGTATAAAGTGAGCTGTGACTTACGATGCAGTGAGAGTAGAGTTGAGCACTAGGGTGGTGCGTATCCTATAGAGCTGGGCTAGGGTCAGCTTCTTGTGCTGATGGGTCTTCCTTCTTTTGGGCGATGACTGCTTCTCTGGGCAACCGGCTGAGAACGACTCACTGCACTTCCCCCCGTGTCCTCCAGAGGGCGCCCCCACCGTCTCCCCATCTGAGCTGCTGCCGTCAGCCTGGCTATTGCTGCCTTCACAGGCCTCAGCTGCAGCCAGAGCCCTCTGGACCTGCCGGGCCTCCGCCTTCCTCAGGGTGTCACAGAGCTTACCAGAAGGCATGCTCATACTCAGGAAGTCCTCATACTCAGGCTCTGAGTCTTGGTCAGTCTTAAACAGCCCAGTAAGGTCTTGGGCTGATAGGCTCTTACTGTGGACCAGGCATTCCGCCCTCTCGCTCCTGTGTTCTGATTGGTCCTGGGCTGTAAGGCTGCGGGTTTGTATCCGGGAGACAGGGGCGTTGTCACGGAAACGCTGCAGAAGGTTGTCCTCTGAAATTGACTTGATGTTCAGGCTCTGGAGGCTGCGGAGGCGGGCAGTAACCGGGGGGCGTCGCCGAGGCTTCAAAGACTGAACCACTGACAGCTGGGAACCAACAGAGGTtgaatcctcctcctcttccttctccactTCCTCATCCATCAGTTTCATTACCACCTTTTCGCTCTCCATTTCCACCtcaacccccacccccacctcgtgtccctctttccctccctcctcttcagtctcctcTCCCTTGCTCTGGCCTGGTCGTGTCtgcaggtccagctctctcagtaGGGACTCTGGGGAGAGGGTACCGTAGGCACTGTCCATGGACAGAGAGCGACACTGAGGCTCCAGCtcaacctcccctccctccataacACCCTCCTGCTCTGGCTCAGGGTCCAGGTCGGCGAGGTTGTCCTGGGGGCTGGCAGGGTTCCAGTGCAGGGGCTCAGGCCCAGTAGGTGGGATAACTGTGCCCGAGTCTAGGCTCTTCTCTAAGGGTCCTCCTGAGTCTGTGCTTGTGGCTGAGGGGTTTTGGTGCTCCCCTGAATCCTCTCCTATGTCCATGACTGACAGGGTCTCTGTGGAGCAATCCGAATGACTGGAAGAGAAAGAGACCAAAATGTTAAGACTGATGAGAATGGTTCTAGTAATATAAAACACTAACAATAAATGATAATGTTTACATGAAATAATCTTTGCACAGATCCGATCAACATCTACAGTGTCCTTATAGAAGAATGAAGCTCTACGATGTCTAAGTCGTTGTTTGGGTTTGCACCTTGGTCCCTGCTGATCTTTGTTCCTCATGCAGGGGGAGCTGGAAGTGGAGTTGCTGCTCttgttttcctcctcctcttcctctccgcaTAGACGGCGCTGTAGGATGACCTGCTGCCTGAGAACCTCCTCAGTCCGCATTCTCTGGAGCTGGTTCTGGACGTTGCAGATGGCGTCAACCCAGCTTCGCCCCTGGGTGGCGCTGTTGGCCTGGAAAGTGTAGGCCGCCACCGCGCTCTTGAACTCATTGAGGTAGATGAGAATGAAGGAGCCTATAGTAAGAGAGAACAGCTAATCAAAACACCTTTCTCAAGCATTTGCTTGAGCCTGTCTGCAGTGGCAGGTGGGAAGGAATATCTCTTTCAGGACTTTTCTTAGTGTTTCCACTGTGCCAGATATGCTTAATTAAGCACAGATGAAGTatgtgaaagaaaacaaatacccCGGTTTAAATGTAGCTGCATGCTGGTACTCACCAGGGTCCTTGAGTTCCTTGCAGACAACATTGTGGATGAGGAGGGGCTGTCTGATCACCTTGACCTTCTCTAACCTCTTCACTGGTTTGGTGATGAGCAGCAGGTCTGTGAACAGGAAGCAGTACACCTCCATCTGTTGGAAGGATGGGGAATTGCTTCCAGGTCAATTTCAGGTCACTTGTCATCATTCTAGTACAATAAACTAGGCTAAATCAAATAAGTAAATATTATGAAAGCAATTTGCTCCCCAATCACCCTGGTCATTGACATATTCTATCACAATGACCGTGGGTAGTTCTCAGCCTGCGACAGTTATAATAATGAGGTAAAAGCAGTTACAAAGTAGCCCAGCCAGACACTTACCCTGCTGTCTTTGCCCTCCTTCATGCGCAGTGCCGCCTCCAAATGGAGCTGTCTGGTCTCCTCTGGTGATGTGCCTCTCATAGGAGCCATCAGGTCGAAGCGGTTAAACTCACGCAGGatctaaggagagagagacaagaagaaGAAGGAGTTACACACCAAAGCAGAAACACAATTTCAACCCGGACTAAAAATCTAATTCAATAGACATTCTCGTCTAGCAGTAGACTTGCACCGGTATACCCAGCAAGCCAGCCCTGAGTGTGGTGAGTGCCCACCTTCTCCAACTCCTCGCTGCTCCCCTCCACTGCTTCGTAGGAGTCAATGCGCCCAGAGATGGCGGCTAGCTTCTGCTGCTCCTCCCGCTGGCGCATCTGAGAGTCCACGCTGTTGATGAAGCCCTCCACCCACGCCACCATGCCGCTGACGGCGTCGCGGGACGACGAGTCGTCCGTCTTCTTGAGAACAGCCTTCAGCAGTAGGGGGTACTTGGTGAGTCTCTGGTGGGGCTTGGCCAGCATGTCAGCCAGCTTCAGCCGGTTACACTGCTTATGGGTCTCAGCCCACTgcgcaggggagagagagaccaggagttAGAGGTTAAAGAAAATGTGGCTAGGAACTTAAATGAACAACACTGAAAAGTGCTATGTAGAACGTAATAGTGGTATCTGATATTGGTTGACTGTGTTGTATTTGTGAGATGAGTAAATGGTATTTGGTGGGCAGTTGTTTAACTTGACACCATCAGTGTGAACACacagagagcgcgagcgagagagagcgcgagagagagcgcgagagagagcgcgagagagagcgcgagagagagcgcgagagagagcgagagagagagcgagagagagagcgagagagagagcgagagagagagcgagcgagcgagcgagagagagagcgagagcgagagagagcgagagagagagagcgagagagagagagcgatcggGAGGACTGCGACTCACCGTGACATAGATCCTGAAGAGCTCGTTGTCCCTGAGCAGTGACCTCATGTACTCCATACTGGCCTCCTCCTCCATACAGTAGCGGATGTAGGGCTTAAACCTGGAGCCAATCGTCCTGAAGCCTTGGTGAAGGTCTGTCGGGTTGAGGAGGGTTCTGGCCTGCCGGGCCATCTCCAGGGCAGGCAGCATCACCTGGTTCCACAGGGCCGTGTGCAGACGCACAATGTCCTGGATGTTACTGAAGAGTCGCGCAGGCTCCACCTCCGTCAGCAGACCACTCTCCTGCAGGTTCAACAGCCCACACAGGAACAactggaggaagagaggacatgGGAGAACAGGTTGCAATATGGGACATCTGATAGGAAAGTACTGCACTAGAGATAGACAACCTACTCTGAGTGTACaatacattaggaacaccttcctaatattgagttgcaacccattttgccctgagaacagcctcaatttgtcatggGGCATGGAGGACAAGGTGTcgaaaacattccacagggatgctggcccatgttgactccaatgcttcccacagttgtgttaatttggctggatgtcctttgggtggtggaccattctagatacacacgggaaactgttgagcccgaaaacacagcagcgttgcagcccgacacactcaaaccggtgcgcctggcacctactaccataccccgttcaaaaggcacttaaactctttggtcttgcccattcaccatctgaatggcacagatacacaACTCATGTCTCggggctttaaaaaaaaactgtctcctccccttcatctacactgtctGAAGTGAGATCAATACGAGAGTCtcgctttcacctggtcagtcggtCACGGAAAGAGCACGTTTTGTACACTCGCTGCATACGTGCCACTAACAGCACTCAGAGAGCACACCTAACCAAACTAAAACTCTTAGCACGATTCATTGAAGTAGTTCCTTTGGACTTGACATCGAGGGTTATGTTGTTCTTCCAAAAATGATCTAGGAGGTACACGTGTGTAAGGGAGAGAAGCAATTACTTTGTAAAAGGGCACTTACGTCAGTGATGACTCGTAGCTTCTTGATGTAGGTGGCCTCAGTGTGCAGGAGCTCCCAGATCGCCTCCTGCTGATGGAACTGGCGTCTGGTCAACGTCTGGAAGCACACAGAACCAAAAACACACTCATGAGGTAATGGCCTCATACACCTCCATGTGAACAGATGACACACTCCCTTATCCATGAGTTACACATAAGAACACaatacaccccccccaccccacgtTCATGAGTTAACAGCCTTGCACAGGTCTGAACATATAAAagtagcaacacacacacacactcatagggTAAAAGCCATAAGCCATGTCTAAGAACATACGGCATGAGACAGACTCATGAGGTAACAGCTTTACTGCTACATGTCTGGTCACAAACAAATGACACCATCAGGACCGAGCTCAGTCAAACACCGATTGAGTTGGGAGTGTGACTGAAATCCCGATCCCCAATCACACAGCATCTTATCACACACAGACATCGGTCTATCTTGCCTGAGCCCATCCTCTAAGGGAGTGAGTTCTGCCCGGGAAAGAGAGACGGACGCGATTGATCTGGTAACGTTTATACAACTCCACATGAACCTTAATAAACTGCTGTACAACACTGGCTGCCCTGTTGCTGGGAAACACCAGACTGGATGGGCGGGAGATTGTCAGGCCAAAACAGGAACAGATTGTGAACAGTTTGTGGCTTAATACGGGAGTAGCTACATGCATGCGATCATatcaaagttgatttgtcacgtgcgccgaatacaacaggtgtagacctttcagtgaaatgcttagttacaggccctaaccaaaagtgcaatttttaagtaaaaaaataggtattaggtctTTGTATGtcagtgaatgagtgtgtgtttcGGTGAGTTTGTTTTGGTGCGTGCttgtattcgtgtgtgtgtgtgtgtgttcatgttacCGTACCTCATGGTTGTCGAGTAGCTGTGTCCAGCTGTCCTCCAGGGTGAGgctggtctcctcctcctcctcctcccaggagTCGTGATGGAAGGAGAGCTGAGGAGGAACCTTGGGAAGGCCAAACAGAGTGTACGACTGCAGCTTATTCTGGAGCTGCTCCATGCGGTCCACCTCCTAATAGAATGGGCAAAAACCCATACGTGTCATTAACCACAGCTCCTGGGCAAATGAAGTATTCCTGCTTCATTCGAACGTAATTCACATGCACAGCACCTTTAGAGGAAATCACAAGGTCAGTATTAAAtcaaaggttaaatcaaatcaaaaatcaataAGTAAACTGTAAGACAGATTGACCTCCTGCATAAGCATAGTCCACTGAATTCTTCAATCTTAacagctacccagactattgtCCTGCCAGGGCAGACTTATGTGTACATATGAAAATGAGCTCAGTGCATTGAGATCACTTGGACAATAGAGGAGCTGGGTAAGGGGGCGGGAGATGCTAACTGTGCTTTGGGGACCTGTCCCCTGAAGGGGATCCAGGATTTGGTTGTTTGACCCTGGTTCACCCTTGCTTTGTGGAGAGGGGGCAGGTCTCCGCGGTCCCCCACCCAGCCCTGCCactgacagggttaaagatgatGGCCATTGGCCACGGTGAATAGAGATGACCTGGGAGCTGACAGGTGAGTGACAGACACGGTCTCCCTCTGACATCTGCTACTGTGCAGGATATGACCTCAGGGGAGCGCGGACaatgtacgcgtgtgtgtgtgctttgttaGCCTTAACAGATAAAAGTGAAGGATGATTGCCATTTCGTATTTTTGTATCTTATTTTTTTCCCCATTCTTTTGTGTGGAATGTTATTATCGTAGTAGGGTCTTGAATAGACATTCCTCAAAACATGTTAATCCTTTGTTCTTACCAGTCACTTCCACCACAGCTACTTAATGTATTTGTTTAGTGGAAGGTTGCTGTGTGAGCCTATTCAGAGGCTTTGGAGAGGAGGGATGTGATCTCACTGGGAGCTGAGTGGATATGGCCTTTGAACCCCGTACCACGCACACGCtttgcacgcacaaacacaccacCTCCCTCACTCTACTAGCTGATAAGGTTTCCCCTCTGACGGCCCGGACCAGGCCTTTGCCCCTCACCTTGCCAAAGGCCCCGGCTCCAGTGTTGGAGCTAAAGAAGCCGGAGAAGCGGCTGGCGGCGCGGTTCTTCCAGCTGTCCGGTCCAGCCCCCACACTGGGCAGAGAGCTGCTCAGTGCGGTCAGGGAGTCCGGAGACGGGATGCTGGCGTCCCCGAGGAACTCCGTTATGTTCTTCCTGCGACGTGCCTGACCCTGCAAGAACCGGGAGAGACCCGTGTTAAGAGCGAGTTTACATGAAGTCACCatgaagagcgagagaaagcgaaacagaaagagaaacaaGAGACGGTAAGAAGAATAGCAACTCATGCGAAAGGAGAGGAGCAAAGACGGGAGGGGAAAAAAAGTCAAATACACGAGGAGAATAAACAGGAAACAGAGGGATTTTTTAAAAGTGATGATGACATCAGCAGGAGAGCTGTTAAAGCAATCCTAACATCCTAACTGTCGTTCAGACACAAACAGGACCACAGGGAAGGAATGCCACTTCCTGAGACGGAACACTAATTACCtcagaggaaagagagcaggccaggggggggggggggggggggggggagacgctGTTCCATAAGAACCGGCGGACGGCTGGAATCAATCCACTGCATTGCTCCATCACTATTCATCGCTACCCCGCTGGCCTGCGCGCCTCAAACATACAATCTCAATCCAATTCACGAGCATCGTCCGGCTGGTAAACCAAAACAAACATGGGCCTCCTCAGGCCTCGGTATCTGAGGAAACAGTTGGTTTTTTTTGccatcagagagagacagtgtgtcaGTGCAGTGTAATCTGCTAGTGGGGACTAGGGAGTCGCTGGGCCATTGACCCGTGTTCAGTTCAAGTCACAGTAGAAAGGAACATCAATTCCATGGTATTGACTGCTGCTTTCTTATCCACTGCTCTCAATCTCAACTATTTCCCTGTCAAGTCATTCTGGGTGGCTAACAAATCATAGGCAGAGGATAAGGTCTCCGCCTACAGTACACGATTCGTAGTGAGAATGCACACAAACGAGGCTGGTTGGCATTGAGCAGTGGTGTGGTAA
This genomic stretch from Oncorhynchus kisutch isolate 150728-3 linkage group LG24, Okis_V2, whole genome shotgun sequence harbors:
- the LOC109869296 gene encoding pleckstrin homology domain-containing family G member 5 isoform X4 — its product is MVPSKWTMNSVLQHKSPQRSWLGLRLRLNEKPVQEEDWVVCQHPECPDRRQASKVCHHPECLDLNNKSPLHLCESCDSRCHPEDTENMHFDRHPRFDLQTQGSILARNVSTRSCPPRTSPPSDLEEEDEGANDRGERKAGGLKLVKKKPRRRHTDDPSKECFSLKFDLNVDIDTEIVPAVKKKTLREVLGPVFERKGIELSRVDLFLDQSNTPLSLNFEAYRFGGHYLKVKARPGDELKVEQGVKDLRSLSLPNMKPSLGEQSPYILTLCSERVEHGSLGRKESNVDLLVSAASTGQARRRKNITEFLGDASIPSPDSLTALSSSLPSVGAGPDSWKNRAASRFSGFFSSNTGAGAFGKEVDRMEQLQNKLQSYTLFGLPKVPPQLSFHHDSWEEEEEETSLTLEDSWTQLLDNHETLTRRQFHQQEAIWELLHTEATYIKKLRVITDLFLCGLLNLQESGLLTEVEPARLFSNIQDIVRLHTALWNQVMLPALEMARQARTLLNPTDLHQGFRTIGSRFKPYIRYCMEEEASMEYMRSLLRDNELFRIYVTWAETHKQCNRLKLADMLAKPHQRLTKYPLLLKAVLKKTDDSSSRDAVSGMVAWVEGFINSVDSQMRQREEQQKLAAISGRIDSYEAVEGSSEELEKILREFNRFDLMAPMRGTSPEETRQLHLEAALRMKEGKDSRMEVYCFLFTDLLLITKPVKRLEKVKVIRQPLLIHNVVCKELKDPGSFILIYLNEFKSAVAAYTFQANSATQGRSWVDAICNVQNQLQRMRTEEVLRQQVILQRRLCGEEEEEENKSSNSTSSSPCMRNKDQQGPSHSDCSTETLSVMDIGEDSGEHQNPSATSTDSGGPLEKSLDSGTVIPPTGPEPLHWNPASPQDNLADLDPEPEQEGVMEGGEVELEPQCRSLSMDSAYGTLSPESLLRELDLQTRPGQSKGEETEEEGGKEGHEVGVGVEVEMESEKVVMKLMDEEVEKEEEEDSTSVGSQLSVVQSLKPRRRPPVTARLRSLQSLNIKSISEDNLLQRFRDNAPVSRIQTRSLTAQDQSEHRSERAECLVHSKSLSAQDLTGLFKTDQDSEPEYEDFLSMSMPSGKLCDTLRKAEARQVQRALAAAEACEGSNSQADGSSSDGETVGAPSGGHGGKCSESFSAGCPEKQSSPKRRKTHQHKKLTLAQLYRIRTTLVLNSTLTASEV
- the LOC109869296 gene encoding pleckstrin homology domain-containing family G member 5 isoform X3, which gives rise to MFLYWKKRGAYELETLPSYLTEQVAEHYSWSSSLDVIHDLCDEKPVQEEDWVVCQHPECPDRRQASKVCHHPECLDLNNKSPLHLCESCDSRCHPEDTENMHFDRHPRFDLQTQGSILARNVSTRSCPPRTSPPSDLEEEDEGANDRGERKAGGLKLVKKKPRRRHTDDPSKECFSLKFDLNVDIDTEIVPAVKKKTLREVLGPVFERKGIELSRVDLFLDQSNTPLSLNFEAYRFGGHYLKVKARPGDELKVEQGVKDLRSLSLPNMKPSLGEQSPYILTLCSERVEHGSLGRKESNVDLLGQARRRKNITEFLGDASIPSPDSLTALSSSLPSVGAGPDSWKNRAASRFSGFFSSNTGAGAFGKEVDRMEQLQNKLQSYTLFGLPKVPPQLSFHHDSWEEEEEETSLTLEDSWTQLLDNHETLTRRQFHQQEAIWELLHTEATYIKKLRVITDLFLCGLLNLQESGLLTEVEPARLFSNIQDIVRLHTALWNQVMLPALEMARQARTLLNPTDLHQGFRTIGSRFKPYIRYCMEEEASMEYMRSLLRDNELFRIYVTWAETHKQCNRLKLADMLAKPHQRLTKYPLLLKAVLKKTDDSSSRDAVSGMVAWVEGFINSVDSQMRQREEQQKLAAISGRIDSYEAVEGSSEELEKILREFNRFDLMAPMRGTSPEETRQLHLEAALRMKEGKDSRMEVYCFLFTDLLLITKPVKRLEKVKVIRQPLLIHNVVCKELKDPGSFILIYLNEFKSAVAAYTFQANSATQGRSWVDAICNVQNQLQRMRTEEVLRQQVILQRRLCGEEEEEENKSSNSTSSSPCMRNKDQQGPSHSDCSTETLSVMDIGEDSGEHQNPSATSTDSGGPLEKSLDSGTVIPPTGPEPLHWNPASPQDNLADLDPEPEQEGVMEGGEVELEPQCRSLSMDSAYGTLSPESLLRELDLQTRPGQSKGEETEEEGGKEGHEVGVGVEVEMESEKVVMKLMDEEVEKEEEEDSTSVGSQLSVVQSLKPRRRPPVTARLRSLQSLNIKSISEDNLLQRFRDNAPVSRIQTRSLTAQDQSEHRSERAECLVHSKSLSAQDLTGLFKTDQDSEPEYEDFLSMSMPSGKLCDTLRKAEARQVQRALAAAEACEGSNSQADGSSSDGETVGAPSGGHGGKCSESFSAGCPEKQSSPKRRKTHQHKKLTLAQLYRIRTTLVLNSTLTASEV
- the LOC109869296 gene encoding pleckstrin homology domain-containing family G member 5 isoform X5 — protein: MHFDRHPRFDLQTQGSILARNVSTRSCPPRTSPPSDLEEEDEGANDRGERKAGGLKLVKKKPRRRHTDDPSKECFSLKFDLNVDIDTEIVPAVKKKTLREVLGPVFERKGIELSRVDLFLDQSNTPLSLNFEAYRFGGHYLKVKARPGDELKVEQGVKDLRSLSLPNMKPSLGEQSPYILTLCSERVEHGSLGRKESNVDLLVSAASTGQARRRKNITEFLGDASIPSPDSLTALSSSLPSVGAGPDSWKNRAASRFSGFFSSNTGAGAFGKEVDRMEQLQNKLQSYTLFGLPKVPPQLSFHHDSWEEEEEETSLTLEDSWTQLLDNHETLTRRQFHQQEAIWELLHTEATYIKKLRVITDLFLCGLLNLQESGLLTEVEPARLFSNIQDIVRLHTALWNQVMLPALEMARQARTLLNPTDLHQGFRTIGSRFKPYIRYCMEEEASMEYMRSLLRDNELFRIYVTWAETHKQCNRLKLADMLAKPHQRLTKYPLLLKAVLKKTDDSSSRDAVSGMVAWVEGFINSVDSQMRQREEQQKLAAISGRIDSYEAVEGSSEELEKILREFNRFDLMAPMRGTSPEETRQLHLEAALRMKEGKDSRMEVYCFLFTDLLLITKPVKRLEKVKVIRQPLLIHNVVCKELKDPGSFILIYLNEFKSAVAAYTFQANSATQGRSWVDAICNVQNQLQRMRTEEVLRQQVILQRRLCGEEEEEENKSSNSTSSSPCMRNKDQQGPSHSDCSTETLSVMDIGEDSGEHQNPSATSTDSGGPLEKSLDSGTVIPPTGPEPLHWNPASPQDNLADLDPEPEQEGVMEGGEVELEPQCRSLSMDSAYGTLSPESLLRELDLQTRPGQSKGEETEEEGGKEGHEVGVGVEVEMESEKVVMKLMDEEVEKEEEEDSTSVGSQLSVVQSLKPRRRPPVTARLRSLQSLNIKSISEDNLLQRFRDNAPVSRIQTRSLTAQDQSEHRSERAECLVHSKSLSAQDLTGLFKTDQDSEPEYEDFLSMSMPSGKLCDTLRKAEARQVQRALAAAEACEGSNSQADGSSSDGETVGAPSGGHGGKCSESFSAGCPEKQSSPKRRKTHQHKKLTLAQLYRIRTTLVLNSTLTASEV
- the LOC109869296 gene encoding pleckstrin homology domain-containing family G member 5 isoform X1, coding for MFLYWKKRGAYELETLPSYLTEQVAEHYSWSSSLDVIHDLCDEKPVQEEDWVVCQHPECPDRRQASKVCHHPECLDLNNKSPLHLCESCDSRCHPEDTENMHFDRHPRFDLQTQGSILARNVSTRSCPPRTSPPSDLEEEDEGANDRGERKAGGLKLVKKKPRRRHTDDPSKECFSLKFDLNVDIDTEIVPAVKKKTLREVLGPVFERKGIELSRVDLFLDQSNTPLSLNFEAYRFGGHYLKVKARPGDELKVEQGVKDLRSLSLPNMKPSLGEQSPYILTLCSERVEHGSLGRKESNVDLLVSAASTGQARRRKNITEFLGDASIPSPDSLTALSSSLPSVGAGPDSWKNRAASRFSGFFSSNTGAGAFGKEVDRMEQLQNKLQSYTLFGLPKVPPQLSFHHDSWEEEEEETSLTLEDSWTQLLDNHETLTRRQFHQQEAIWELLHTEATYIKKLRVITDLFLCGLLNLQESGLLTEVEPARLFSNIQDIVRLHTALWNQVMLPALEMARQARTLLNPTDLHQGFRTIGSRFKPYIRYCMEEEASMEYMRSLLRDNELFRIYVTWAETHKQCNRLKLADMLAKPHQRLTKYPLLLKAVLKKTDDSSSRDAVSGMVAWVEGFINSVDSQMRQREEQQKLAAISGRIDSYEAVEGSSEELEKILREFNRFDLMAPMRGTSPEETRQLHLEAALRMKEGKDSRMEVYCFLFTDLLLITKPVKRLEKVKVIRQPLLIHNVVCKELKDPGSFILIYLNEFKSAVAAYTFQANSATQGRSWVDAICNVQNQLQRMRTEEVLRQQVILQRRLCGEEEEEENKSSNSTSSSPCMRNKDQQGPSHSDCSTETLSVMDIGEDSGEHQNPSATSTDSGGPLEKSLDSGTVIPPTGPEPLHWNPASPQDNLADLDPEPEQEGVMEGGEVELEPQCRSLSMDSAYGTLSPESLLRELDLQTRPGQSKGEETEEEGGKEGHEVGVGVEVEMESEKVVMKLMDEEVEKEEEEDSTSVGSQLSVVQSLKPRRRPPVTARLRSLQSLNIKSISEDNLLQRFRDNAPVSRIQTRSLTAQDQSEHRSERAECLVHSKSLSAQDLTGLFKTDQDSEPEYEDFLSMSMPSGKLCDTLRKAEARQVQRALAAAEACEGSNSQADGSSSDGETVGAPSGGHGGKCSESFSAGCPEKQSSPKRRKTHQHKKLTLAQLYRIRTTLVLNSTLTASEV
- the LOC109869296 gene encoding pleckstrin homology domain-containing family G member 5 isoform X6, with the translated sequence MFLYWKKRGAYELETLPSYLTEQVAEHYSWSSSLDVIHDLCDEKPVQEEDWVVCQHPECPDRRQASKVCHHPECLDLNNKSPLHLCESCDSRCHPEDTENMHFDRHPRFDLQTQGSILARNVSTRSCPPRTSPPSDLEEEDEGANDRGERKAGGLKLVKKKPRRRHTDDPSKECFSLKFDLNVDIDTEIVPAVKKKTLREVLGPVFERKGIELSRVDLFLDQSNTPLSLNFEAYRFGGHYLKVKARPGDELKVEQGVKDLRSLSLPNMKPSLGEQSPYILTLCSERVEHGSLGRKESNVDLLGQARRRKNITEFLGDASIPSPDSLTALSSSLPSVGAGPDSWKNRAASRFSGFFSSNTGAGAFGKEVDRMEQLQNKLQSYTLFGLPKVPPQLSFHHDSWEEEEEETSLTLEDSWTQLLDNHETLTRRQFHQQEAIWELLHTEATYIKKLRVITDLFLCGLLNLQESGLLTEVEPARLFSNIQDIVRLHTALWNQVMLPALEMARQARTLLNPTDLHQGFRTIGSRFKPYIRYCMEEEASMEYMRSLLRDNELFRIYVTWAETHKQCNRLKLADMLAKPHQRLTKYPLLLKAVLKKTDDSSSRDAVSGMVAWVEGFINSVDSQMRQREEQQKLAAISGRIDSYEAVEGSSEELEKILREFNRFDLMAPMRGTSPEETRQLHLEAALRMKEGKDSRMEVYCFLFTDLLLITKPVKRLEKVKVIRQPLLIHNVVCKELKDPGSFILIYLNEFKSAVAAYTFQANSATQGRSWVDAICNVQNQLQRMRTEEVLRQQVILQRRLCGEEEEEENKSSNSTSSSPCMRNKDQQGPSHSDCSTETLSVMDIGEDSGEHQNPSATSTDSGGPLEKSLDSGTVIPPTGPEPLHWNPASPQDNLADLDPEPEQEGVMEGGEVELEPQCRSLSMDSAYGTLSPESLLRELDLQTRPGQSKGEETEEEGGKEGHEVGVGVEVEMESEKVVMKLMDEEVEKEEEEDSTSVGSQLSVVQSLKPRRRPPVTARLRSLQSLNIKSISEDNLLQRFRDNAPVSRIQTRSLTAQDQSEHRSERAECLVHSKSLSAQDLTGLFKTDQDSEPEYEDFLSMSMPSGKLCDTLRKAEARQVQRALAAAEACEGSNSQADGSSSDGETVGAPSGGHGGKCSESFSAGCPEKQSSPKRRKTHQHKKLTLAQLYRIRTTLVLNSTLTAS